From Thermus albus, one genomic window encodes:
- a CDS encoding ABC transporter permease, translating into MRWELDPSPSPRKVLLTYALFLSLALLGLGLLFLLYGVPPLKAYALLLSPLTDTLGLAEVMRRTIPLLLIGAGLALAFRIGFFNIGAEGQLLMGAVGAAYVALFVPPGLWSLPLMFLFGGSLGALWAGLAAWLRARFGVNEILTTLMQNYLVYYLVVYLVAGPWKGQMVFGFLYTDRFPPEAQLPRLGDTLVHWPTLVLGMVAAMGLQVLLFRTPLGFEWRVLGENPEAARYLGLKGGRLILLAALLSGFLAGLAGVGEVAGIHLRLLEPAQISLGYGFTAILAAWLARGRPLGVLLTAPLLGLILAGGDALKLALSMPFRVVDVAAGLLLLSFIGAEALSRRRPVWRR; encoded by the coding sequence ATGAGGTGGGAGCTGGATCCTAGCCCTTCGCCCAGGAAGGTTCTTCTCACCTATGCCCTGTTCCTGAGCCTTGCCCTTTTGGGCCTGGGCCTGCTTTTCCTCCTCTACGGGGTACCGCCCCTCAAGGCGTATGCCCTTCTCCTTTCTCCCTTGACGGATACCCTGGGCCTGGCGGAGGTGATGCGGCGCACCATCCCCCTTCTCCTGATCGGGGCGGGCCTGGCCCTGGCCTTTAGGATCGGGTTTTTCAACATTGGGGCAGAGGGCCAGCTCCTCATGGGAGCGGTGGGGGCGGCCTATGTGGCCCTCTTCGTGCCTCCCGGGCTTTGGAGCTTGCCCTTGATGTTCCTGTTCGGGGGGAGTCTGGGGGCCCTATGGGCGGGGCTTGCCGCCTGGCTTCGGGCGCGCTTCGGGGTCAATGAGATCCTCACTACCCTCATGCAAAACTACCTGGTCTACTACCTGGTGGTCTATCTGGTGGCGGGGCCCTGGAAGGGCCAGATGGTTTTTGGCTTTCTCTACACCGACCGCTTCCCCCCTGAAGCCCAGCTTCCCCGGCTAGGGGACACCCTGGTGCACTGGCCTACCCTGGTTCTGGGGATGGTGGCGGCTATGGGGCTTCAGGTTCTTCTCTTTCGCACCCCCCTTGGCTTTGAGTGGCGGGTCCTGGGGGAAAACCCGGAGGCGGCCCGCTACCTGGGCCTTAAGGGGGGAAGGCTGATCCTCCTGGCGGCCCTTCTTTCCGGTTTCCTTGCGGGCCTTGCGGGGGTGGGGGAGGTGGCGGGAATCCATCTAAGGCTTCTGGAGCCAGCCCAGATTTCCTTGGGGTATGGCTTCACCGCCATCCTGGCGGCCTGGCTGGCCAGGGGAAGGCCCCTTGGGGTGCTCCTCACCGCCCCCCTTTTGGGTCTCATCCTGGCGGGGGGAGATGCCTTGAAGCTGGCCCTTTCCATGCCCTTTCGGGTGGTGGACGTGGCGGCGGGGCTGTTGCTCCTGAGCTT